The nucleotide sequence TCTGGCTTCATAGTTACAAGAAGACTCATATTGTCATTAGGAACATAAACCTTATCTATAATCTCAAAATCAAAGGTTTCAGCAGCTATAATACCTGTATCTGCTTTACCTTCATTAATAAGTTTTTGCTGAGCAAGAGCTGTAAAACCCCTAAAGATATTACCAGCACCAAAGTGAACCCAAGTAGGGTTTTCTTTAGTATTTTTAGCTACCTGATCATAATCAAATTCAGGCAAATTTATTCCAGCATCTTGCCAGTCTTTTTTGTTTCTTATATTTTCAATGCTTAGTTTTAAAATTTCTATCATCCTTTCTTTTATAAACTCTTAGTTAACTCAGTTTTCGCTACATGCACAAATTTATTTTAGCAGAAATACAGTTAATTGTAAAATATACTGTAATAACAGGATAATCCTGATTTAAAATAGTTTTATTAATCCTTTATATCAATCTATATTTCTATTGTTATTATTTTACTATCTTCTAGATTAAATTCTATTACTTTAGATCTGTTTCATAGATTACTTCCAGAATTTAGCCCAGAATCTAGCTCACGTCACATTTCCTATAATTCAGGTAAACTTTCCCGTCTTCTTTGATAATAATTAACGTCGAAACAAAAAACTATATCTAAAAGCCCATATCCAGTAGCCACTTGGATAGTTTTCTTTCTCGCTCTACTAAATCTTCATTACTTTTTTTGAATTTTTCCAGCTTATATTCTCCCACTATACTTCCATCCATCATGAAAAGCACCCTTTCGCTTTGGGCGGCTACCTTTACATCGTGAGTAACCAACATCACTGTGGTTCCTTCTTCATTTATATTATGAAATATATCCAGTATATCTCTGCTTGCTTTAGTATTAAGGGCACCTGTAGGTTCATCCCCAAATAATATTAAAGGGTCATTAACTAATGCTCTACAAATAGCTGCTCGCTGTAGTTGCCCCCCTGATACCTGTGTAATATCATGTTCTGCTAATTCAACAATTCCAGCCTTTTTCATTAATTCAATAGCCTTTTTATTTATATGCTCACGGCTTCTTTTTTTAGCCATATATGCAGGTAAAATTATATTATCTAATATACCAAGATTTTTCACTAAATTTATTTGTTGAAATACAAATCCCATCTTATTTAGTCTCAAATTTGATAGCTCTTTTTCTGATAATTCCTCTAAATTTTTATCATCTAGTGAGACATTACCGCTAGTCATCTTATCCATGCCACTTATATTGTATAAAAGTGTACTTTTACCTGAGCCAGAAGGTCCCATAACAGAAAGAAATTCGCCTTTTTTTATACTAATATCTACATTTTTTAAAACATGACTCTTTCTTTTATTTAAAACATAAGTTTTGCATATATCTCTAGCTTTTAAAATAGTAGTCATAAAAATTCCATTCCTTTCTCTGCCTTACTCAGCATTAATATCTGCTATTGAATATTTCTTCATTGAGCGGATACTTATTATACTTGTTAAGCTTACTATTATTAACATCATCAAAGGTATCAAGACATAGGTTTCAAGGGGTTTAATTACAAACTCAATATTTGCAGCCCCGAGAAAAGAAAACACTATTCCTAAAATTCTTTGCCCTATTGTATTAGCAATTATTGTTCCACTAATTATTCCTAAATTTAAAACAAAAAGAGCTTTACTTAGATATTCTATCCTTATTTTTTTAATTGGAATCCCTATACTTCTCTTGATAGCTATTTGAGACATATCTTTAGCAATTAATGTTTTTAGGAATAAGGATGTTATAAATACGATAAGCACAAAGGCAACAATATTAGCAAAGACAGTTAAAAGTCTCAACTGCTCAACAGTATTAGCAAAGGTTTCTCGTAGATGCTCCTGCATATCTGTAATGGTAGCATCAGGAAATATACTCTCATATTCTAAAATCTTAGTCCTTATATCAGTCCTAAGATCTATATTTATATTATACCATGAAGCAGTTTCATAATTTGGCTGAATATTGGCCTTTGCTGACCTTCCTCCATTTGTAATATCCTGATATACACCTGTAACAAACATAGATTTTGTTTTACCATCAATTATAAGCTCCACATTATCCCCAGGCTCTTTTCCTAAATCATTTGCAATCAGATAAGAAAGGGCTATCTCATTTGAACGATCTGGTTCCATGCCCTTTAGATAATTTAATGGAAAAACTCTAAAATCACCAGTTTCTACATAAATCCTATCATAAGTACCTTCTAAATTTTTTATTTCATACTGGCTTGTTACAAAGGAACTATATTTTTTCACATCAGGATCATTTTCAAGATATTCAATCATAGCATAAAAATCATCTACAACTCGTTCTGTATGTCGTAAATCTACAAATATATCACTTTTTCCCATCCCCATATATCTTACAAACTCTGGAGATTCAATAGTATTATAAAAATTTATTGGTACAATAACTATAAAAGTAGATAAAAGAAATACTAGAAAAAGCACAGTATAAATTCTATAGTTCAATAATACATCCCTTATCCCTAGAAATATTGGTGGACTTAATATTTTGCTTTTATAAAGGGTAAATTTTTTATTACTGTACTTATTGTCTGTCATTTCTCCCATTCTTAAGGCCTCTACAGCAGAAACCTTACCCAGTCTTCTCAAGATAATCTTACAGAAAATAGTAAGAAGTACAACTACAAAAAAGATTGAAATAAGAGGTAATATAGTTGTAAAAATTGTTCCTGGTGCCTCACCAATATAAAGAAGGATATTTTGAGAAAAAAGATCATTTATAAAAAATGAGAGAAAATAACCCAATAAAGAAGCACTAGTGATTAAAGTAATGTATTTTATTAAATAGATAGCTTTGATATCAGAAGATGAAATACCAATAGCTTTCATCCCGGCAATTTCCTTATAATCCTCCTGAAAGCTTAGTATAATTATAAACCTCAAACATAATAAGACTATGACAGTTAATAATAAACTTATAAATATAATAATTCCGGCAATAAATCCATCAGTCAGACTATTAAAGATTCTAAATAAATGGGAGCCGATAGTGGGTCCTTTTTGAGGCAAACCACTCTGAAGATAGTCATTACTAACCTCATTGAAATAAGATTGATCCAGTAATTGAAAGCTAATAAGATACTCTGTTTCTCCTACAGTATAATTAATTCTTTCAAAATCATAATCACTTAGTAAAAAGCGTTTTGAACTAATAATTGAAGGATTCATTTGTACATCTCTAAGAAAATCAGCAATTACAAAAACGTACTCATGATCATCTTCTCTAATAACAAGCTTATCTCCAATAGATAGATTTTTCTCCTGCATATAATATATTGGTACAGCGATTTCTCCTTCACTTAATTCGATTACTTCATTATTCAAGTCAAGAAGAAAATCAAATCTTTTGTTTTGTTTTACAAAATATAAATCCATAACAGTACCATGTTCTGGGATATCGCTATTAATATAAACATTAGAGCCATGTATATTTACCATTTGACCTATTTGATGTTCCTTTATGTAAAGGTTATTTTGACTCCATTCACGGATTTCCGCTTCATCTACCTTATCTTCATCCCTATCTACAATATGAAGCTGTACAAAATGAGGAGCAGATGATGCTTCAAAGAGGTAATCAAGTGACTGTAATAAGTTGACAACAATACTAATTCCACTACTCATAAGTAATGCTGACAACATTATAAATATAAATACAGCTACTGTTATTAATTTTTTTCGTAAGAAATCTTTTTTTAGCATTTTTAGTATCATATTCCACCTCTAATCATAATTCCCTCACCAAACAGGGGACGGTTCTCTTTTTGCTGTTTTTAACTACTTATCTATTCTCCTTATTCTTTTCAAGCTCCTCAAGCTCTTTTGAGGCTCCATATCCATAAAATCTCTTTCCATATCTATTCACAAGACCTTTATATTCTTCAACTGCCTTATGCATAAAGCTACTATCATCAAAATTATCAGCAGCTATCTGATATATCTGAGCGCGATAAAAGCTATCTGCTCCCGGGTAAAAATTATTATTATCCAAATTAGCTGCGACTTCCAGGGCAGCAGCAAATAATTGCTCATCTATTTGTAAGCCCTGCTCAACTTTTTCTTCCAACTGCAAAAGTTGAAGTCTAGTTAAAGCCAGAAAATAATAAAAATCTTTTTCACTACTTTCTTTCAATAATACTTCCTGTAATTGATTAAGATTAGTATCAGGCCAATAAATCCCCATCAAAATTTGCACAGGCAGACTGGGTTCCTGGACAATTATATTAATAATCTTTCTATCAAGCTCAATATCTTCTATAACGTACTCTCCTGAAAATTCATCAAGAGAAAGATAATCCCTTTCTTCTAAATACTTAATATCAATCTTTATATTTTCTTCATATGGGAAAAAGCCTTCAAATACTCTGCGGCCCCCTACATATTCAAAAAAACCATGATGTTCCTGATCTCGTCCTTCAATTATTTCCAAATAAAAATCATCTAGTTCCTCAATACTTTTTTCACTTACTAGGCTTATAATAGTTTTTTCACCCATTCTATTATCCTGATAAATAAAAATATCTTCACTATTATCAGGCAGCAAATGGGAATACTGCTGATATAAGCTATCTTCAAGACTATTTCTTAATCGCAAATTCGAGCTCAAAATATTGATTTTTTCAAGATTCTCTGTATAATTTGTAGCAAAACTCTCATTTAAATTTTTATTAAAGTCCTCTACAAAATTCCTGGCAGCAGCTTCTGTTAACAAATTATGCCCTAATCTACGGGATATAAGTCCATAGAATTTAATGTTTTTTTCACCACTAAATCTTATAGAAAATTGATCCTGCCCATAATATTCAGGACCATCAAAATAAGAAATTGTAGTAATTGCATAATTATAGTTTCCCTTTTTATAAAAAGGCATAGGTGATAAATCCATTTCTAGATCCAGTAATAATATTAAGTCAACAGTTTCATTATCATAGTTCTCTCCCTGCAAAAGATAAACTTCTGGATATCCACTTGCTAACAAATATTCTTTTAGATAATGGGCCTGTCTTTCCTTTATACTAGTTTCTTGACTAAGATCAGTAATTAAAATACCAATCCTGTCAGCGTAATTACTTGCCATATAATTATCTTTTCCTGAGACTGATTTTGATACACTCCTGCTAGAATTCATTTCAGAACGATAAAGATGTACTCTATTAGTGCTTATTAGGATGATTATGATGGCTAAGAAAATTACTATTATCAAATACTTTCTTTTACTCTTCATCTTAGATTCGCGCCCCTTCAAAAATAATAATTCAAAAAAAATTATTTCCTCATAATTAATATTCGTGTAAAAAGAAGAAAGACCTGCATGTTCTTTATTATTCCTAAAAATAAAGAAGCTCCAAACAAGAAGCGTCCCCTGTTTGGAGCTTTGGTAGTTAGATTTAGATTTAAATTTAAATTTAGATTTAGCTTTTGATTTCTTTGATCAGAACTGGATCCGGATTAAGTGAGGAGAAAAGCCTTTTCTTAAGTTGTTTTTTTGTGTTGATAAGATTTTTAGCCATCTTATCTAGTGCAATAGTTGACAAAACAGACTGTATATAGCCTTCAATAAGATTATCCAAGCTAAGGCCTAAAATATTGAAATCCTTACGATCCATTAGTTTAAGACGGCTTACATCGCTATCCCAACCATTATCTAATTTAACTGAAAGATTTGTACCAAGCATATCCCATGATTTTCCAGAGTCATCAAGAGTACTACTTAAAGGATTTTTTGCTTTTCTTGCATACATAGCAACAGGTTTAAAACCAGCAGGAGTACTAGCAATCATAAACCTCACATCAGATGCATATATTTCTTTTCTTTTATTTGGAACTGTACCAACATGATAAAATTTTCCTTCTGAACTTGTAGTACTCCATTCATAATTACCTACTAAGCTCTGAACTATAAAGTTCTTATAATGGTGTTCCATATTCATAAAGTCATCCAACTCTTTTTGATTTGTAATTGTATATACGCCCTGACCAGCATTACTGTAAGGATTCTTAATTACTGCATGTCCACCAAATCTATTTATCCAGAGGGGAATTTCCTTTAAACTTACATTCATAATAGTTTCTGGTGTGAATATTTTAAGTCCATGATCTTTAATCTCAGCATTAAATAAATCATAAGCCTTTGAAGCCACTAATTTGTTTCTCCCTCCAGCAAGACAAGCTATAATAGGGTTGTAAATAAAGGTCTTGGTTTTGACAGGAATTCTTGTCCATGGTTTCTGAGTAACATAACGGTATGCTGCTTTAATAGGATGCCAAATATTATCTGCATCTCTTACTTCCATTACCCCATCTACAAATCTTACAGAAGGATTTTCATCCTCATTATAATAAGTAACAAGATAAACTTTCTCATTTGTTAACTCAGCAAGAACAGAAGCATATCCAGATGCTTCTGTATAGTTTTTGTCATATAGTACCGCAAAATCACCCTTTGGCAACCTTTTAGAATTTAACATTGGCAAAAAAGACTCTTCAAGTAAACGTCGATATCCTCCCATTTCTTGATGGTCATTTAATACTGGCATCGATTTTTGACCTGAAGGACATGAATTTGTCTCTACAACAAGCATTTTCTTGTTACCCTTTGCTGTAGTTACATGAAATAAATCAGTTCCGGTCCAATATATATGTTTTGGTTTATATTCTATTAATGACTTCAAATAATTTGAATCAATCTGCGGGTTTAAGTGGCAATATCGTTCGATGATTCTCTCTTTACCCATATTCATAAAGTAAGCAACAAGAGTATGTGCCTGTGCATTTACCACCTTAGTATAATAATGTTTGTCTGCATCAAAAGTATAAGGCAAAACTAACTCTGCCGCTTGTGAATATTTTATTTCCATCCTCTAACCTCCATATTTTCATAATAACAGATTTATAATTTTAAAAATCCAATACACTCTACCTAAAACTCATTAAGTAAATTTGCTTATGCATTCTTTTTTCTCTTATGTTTATCGTGCATCTTTGATTAGCTATGATTAACCCTGGTTTTAATGTATTTAAATATCTCTTCAGGAACATTGATATCATTACAGGATTCCATTCCTTTAAACATTGGAGATGAGTTCACTTCACAAATTTTAAAGTTATTATCTTTATCAAACAACAAATCTACCCCTGCTATATTTAAGCCTAATATTTTTGTAGCTTCAAGTGCCAGCCATTCTATTTCTTCTGTTAATGGAAAGCTCCTTACAGTTCCTCCTGCCGAATAATTAGCCCTATAATCATTATCTTTAGACTCTCTCATCATAGAACCTATTACTCGCCCACCAACAACAAAGACCCTTAAATCTTTACCATAGCTGCTTTGAATCATTTCCTGAAGAATTATATTCATATTAGGATTAGCAATTTCAATGATACGTGCTAAATCCTCAAACTTATCTCGATTTTCAGCTAAAAAAACACCTCTCCCTAGAGAACCAGAAAGGGTCTTCACTATTAGAGGAAACCCCATATGTCCCTCTACATGATCATGATCTACCGGGAATTTTAGTAGCATTGTTTTCGGTACTGGTAATCTGCTTTCAGCCAGAATCTGATGTGTAAAGAGTTTGTCCTTTACTGTATCAATACTAACAGATGAGTTTATACAAAAAACTCCCAGCCTCTCTAAATGCCTAATTAAAGCCAGGGCAAAATAGGAAGTTCCTGAGCCCATTCTAGGCAACACAAAATCAGGCAATGGTACCTGATGGCCGTCAACAAAAATACTTTTTCTATCTTCACTTGTAACTATAACGTCTATCTGATCAGGTCGATAAACACTAATCTTAATTCCCATTTGTTCAGCTTCTTCTAAAAACCTTTTTGTTTCAAAGTGTTCTTCAGTAAGCTCTGATTCCTTTGCTTTATATATTATCCAAGCTCTCATAAAACATCACTTCTATTCATTTAACATCATCCTTTACTTTACATATATTATTACTATAATCCTAATATATACCTAATTATTCAAAAAAGCAATATGTTTTTTAATCCCCAAACACCAAATAAGGGAACGGTTCTGCGTTTGGTCTTGCAGAACCGTCCCCGTTTGGTGTGTTAGGTTTTCTTTAATAATAGGCTGGATATCTTCTTCAGAGGCACAACTTCATCAACTGCACCCAGGGACACTGCTTCTTTTGGCATACCATACACTATACAACTGGCTTCATCCTGGGCTATAGTATAAGCACCTTCTTTTTTCATAGCTAGTAAGCCGCTAGCTCCGTCTTTTCCCATACCTGTAAGGATTACACCGATAGCATTTCTTCCAGCGTATTGGGCTACTGAATTAAACAATACATCTACAGAAGGTCTTTGATGATGTACCATTTCACCATCACTTACTTCGACATAAAAACTGGCACCACTTCTCTTTAATAAGATATGTTTATTTCCTGGTGCTAATAAAACCTTACCCGAACTCAAGAGATCTCCATCACTGGCTTCTTCAACATTCAAATGACAGATAGAATTTAAACTCCTGGCAAATGAACTGGTAAAATGTTCGGGCATATGCTGTACTAAAAGTATAGGAGGCATATAAGCAGGAAGAGAACTTAATAACACTTTCAAAGCCTTTGTACCTCCTGTAGAAGCACCTATGGCTATTATCTTTTCACTGGTTTTTAATAATGAAGATTTAGTATCAGTACTCTTTTCTCTTTCACTTTTCTTAATCTCCAAATTATCTTCTTTTAAATACTTTTTAAAGGACATCTTATTGACGGCTTTGATCTTTTCACAAACCTGCACTGTCATCTCACCTATTGTATATGATGAACCAGGCTTTGCTATAACTTCAGCGGCCCCAAGTTCTATGGCTTTAAGAGCAAGCTCCCCTCCACATTCTGCTAGAGAACTGATAATAATTACAGGTAATGGATAATAACGCATAAGTTTTTCTAAGAAAGTCAAGCCATCCATTTTAGGCATCTCTATATCAAGTAGAACTACGTCAGGTTTTAATTTTATAATCTTATCTCTTCCAATATAGGGATCAGGGGCTGTTCCAACTACTTCTATTTCTTTTTCTTTTTCAAGCTCTCTTTTCAATATTTTTCTTACCATTGCTGAATCATCTATTATCAATACTTTAATTGTACTCATATCCTTCATCCTTCCAATATCAAGCTAAGAACATAGTTATAAATTATGTACTCAAACTTCGCAGATAAATATACCGCATAAAGCCTGCTTAGCCATAACTTCATTCACGGAAAAGCTAATTTCCAACAAATGCCTAAGCAGGTGGTCTATATAAACTTACCAACTGCAAAATTTGAGTTACTTACCAGGGCAATATATTTATTCATCTTATTTTTCATATATAGTAGCCTGTAAGTATTTGAAATCATGCTTTTTTTGACTCAAACTTTCTGAGTGACCAATAAAAAAAAGTCCACCTTCAATTAAAACATCATAAAACTTCTTTACTAACTCTCCCTGTACTTTATTATCAAAATAAATCATTACATTACGACAAAATATAATATCAAAATAATTTTGAAAAGAGAAGGGCTTCATAAGATTAAAGCTACGAAAAGTAACTAAGTCTTTTAATTGTTCTTTTACCTCAATAAAATTCTTCTTCCTTTTAAAATACTTATTAATAAAATAACTACTCAATTGTTCATCATTTTCTTTGTAAATCCCTGTTTGGGCTTCAGCCAGTACCTGGCTACTGATATCAGTAGCCAGGATTTTTACATCAATATCTGCTGGTAGATATTCCTTTAAAACCATTGCTATAGTATATGCTTCTTCACCAGTAGAACAAGCAGCACTCCAAACCCTTATTTCCTTTTTTCTTTCTATCCTTTTGTTTTTAGTCATAATAAGTTCGATATTTTCAGCTAAATATCTAAAATGATTGATTTCACGAAAAAAATCTGTCTTATGTGTTGTAACTTCATGTTCAAAATATATAGAACTCCTGCGATCATTACTCAAGAGAGAATTATACAAGTCTTGAAAACTTGTCATACCAAGATGCTGCATGACTTTCCTCAGTCTCCCCTGAACCATCTCTTTTTTGTGACTTGCCATATAAATCCCATATCTATCGTGTATTAATTTTTGAAACTTCCTGTATTCTTCACTACTCATATGCTGCATTATGGCACCTCACTTTAGAAATCACCTTTATCTTCTTCTAAAGGAATTATATCTTCAGGGGAAATCTGACTTTCACCTTTAGAATCCCTGTACTTTTTCTCCAATTTTTTTTCATTATCCATGGAATCAGTTTTACTATTAAAGCCTAGTTTTCTTTGAAAATCACTGTTTTTTTCAGGGTTTATCTTTTTATTCTTATACCCTTTTCTGTTTATCTTCTTATCTACCAGATCAACAAGCAAGCTGACACTTTCCTGCATATTTTGGGCCTGTGCTGACAATTCTTCAGAAGCTGAAGCACTTTCCTCTGCTGATGAAGCATTTTCCTGAACCACCTGATCCATTTGAGACATTGCCTGATTTATTTGCATTATACCTCTAGACTGTTCTTCACTGGCAGCTGCCACTTCATCCATAAGTTCACTCAGTTTTTCTGTTTGTCCATAGATACCTGTAAGTGCAGTATTTACATCATTAGATACTTCTACTCCTCTTTCTGCTAGTGTAATGTTTTTCTCTATAATATTTGCTGTATCTTTTGCCGCTTTAGCGCTTCTTTGAGCCAGGGTCCTAACTTCTTCTGCTACTACTGCAAAACCCATTCCAGCATCTCCAGCCCTTGCTGCTTCAACTGCAGCATTAAGTGCCAGGATATTTGTTTGAAAGGCAATGTCATCAATTACTTTGATTATTTTACTAATTTCAGAACTTGAGTCCTTCAGTTCGGACATAGACTCCATCATCTCTTCCATTTCTTGATTACCCTTTTTTGCCGATTCTCTAGCTTGATTTGATAACAAAGCTGCCTGTTTGGTGTTTTCAGTATTCTGTTTAACCATGGAAGATGATTCTTCCAGTGTCGCTGACGTTTCTTCAAGAGAAGATGCCTGTTCAGCACTTCCTTCAGCTAATTGCTGGCTGGATGCTGATAATT is from Halanaerobiaceae bacterium ANBcell28 and encodes:
- a CDS encoding ABC transporter ATP-binding protein, producing MTTILKARDICKTYVLNKRKSHVLKNVDISIKKGEFLSVMGPSGSGKSTLLYNISGMDKMTSGNVSLDDKNLEELSEKELSNLRLNKMGFVFQQINLVKNLGILDNIILPAYMAKKRSREHINKKAIELMKKAGIVELAEHDITQVSGGQLQRAAICRALVNDPLILFGDEPTGALNTKASRDILDIFHNINEEGTTVMLVTHDVKVAAQSERVLFMMDGSIVGEYKLEKFKKSNEDLVERERKLSKWLLDMGF
- a CDS encoding RimK family alpha-L-glutamate ligase, producing the protein MRAWIIYKAKESELTEEHFETKRFLEEAEQMGIKISVYRPDQIDVIVTSEDRKSIFVDGHQVPLPDFVLPRMGSGTSYFALALIRHLERLGVFCINSSVSIDTVKDKLFTHQILAESRLPVPKTMLLKFPVDHDHVEGHMGFPLIVKTLSGSLGRGVFLAENRDKFEDLARIIEIANPNMNIILQEMIQSSYGKDLRVFVVGGRVIGSMMRESKDNDYRANYSAGGTVRSFPLTEEIEWLALEATKILGLNIAGVDLLFDKDNNFKICEVNSSPMFKGMESCNDINVPEEIFKYIKTRVNHS
- a CDS encoding protein-glutamate O-methyltransferase CheR, giving the protein MQHMSSEEYRKFQKLIHDRYGIYMASHKKEMVQGRLRKVMQHLGMTSFQDLYNSLLSNDRRSSIYFEHEVTTHKTDFFREINHFRYLAENIELIMTKNKRIERKKEIRVWSAACSTGEEAYTIAMVLKEYLPADIDVKILATDISSQVLAEAQTGIYKENDEQLSSYFINKYFKRKKNFIEVKEQLKDLVTFRSFNLMKPFSFQNYFDIIFCRNVMIYFDNKVQGELVKKFYDVLIEGGLFFIGHSESLSQKKHDFKYLQATIYEK
- a CDS encoding chemotaxis response regulator protein-glutamate methylesterase, translated to MSTIKVLIIDDSAMVRKILKRELEKEKEIEVVGTAPDPYIGRDKIIKLKPDVVLLDIEMPKMDGLTFLEKLMRYYPLPVIIISSLAECGGELALKAIELGAAEVIAKPGSSYTIGEMTVQVCEKIKAVNKMSFKKYLKEDNLEIKKSEREKSTDTKSSLLKTSEKIIAIGASTGGTKALKVLLSSLPAYMPPILLVQHMPEHFTSSFARSLNSICHLNVEEASDGDLLSSGKVLLAPGNKHILLKRSGASFYVEVSDGEMVHHQRPSVDVLFNSVAQYAGRNAIGVILTGMGKDGASGLLAMKKEGAYTIAQDEASCIVYGMPKEAVSLGAVDEVVPLKKISSLLLKKT
- a CDS encoding ABC transporter permease, which codes for MILKMLKKDFLRKKLITVAVFIFIMLSALLMSSGISIVVNLLQSLDYLFEASSAPHFVQLHIVDRDEDKVDEAEIREWSQNNLYIKEHQIGQMVNIHGSNVYINSDIPEHGTVMDLYFVKQNKRFDFLLDLNNEVIELSEGEIAVPIYYMQEKNLSIGDKLVIREDDHEYVFVIADFLRDVQMNPSIISSKRFLLSDYDFERINYTVGETEYLISFQLLDQSYFNEVSNDYLQSGLPQKGPTIGSHLFRIFNSLTDGFIAGIIIFISLLLTVIVLLCLRFIIILSFQEDYKEIAGMKAIGISSSDIKAIYLIKYITLITSASLLGYFLSFFINDLFSQNILLYIGEAPGTIFTTILPLISIFFVVVLLTIFCKIILRRLGKVSAVEALRMGEMTDNKYSNKKFTLYKSKILSPPIFLGIRDVLLNYRIYTVLFLVFLLSTFIVIVPINFYNTIESPEFVRYMGMGKSDIFVDLRHTERVVDDFYAMIEYLENDPDVKKYSSFVTSQYEIKNLEGTYDRIYVETGDFRVFPLNYLKGMEPDRSNEIALSYLIANDLGKEPGDNVELIIDGKTKSMFVTGVYQDITNGGRSAKANIQPNYETASWYNINIDLRTDIRTKILEYESIFPDATITDMQEHLRETFANTVEQLRLLTVFANIVAFVLIVFITSLFLKTLIAKDMSQIAIKRSIGIPIKKIRIEYLSKALFVLNLGIISGTIIANTIGQRILGIVFSFLGAANIEFVIKPLETYVLIPLMMLIIVSLTSIISIRSMKKYSIADINAE